From the genome of Eucalyptus grandis isolate ANBG69807.140 chromosome 2, ASM1654582v1, whole genome shotgun sequence, one region includes:
- the LOC104442329 gene encoding long-chain-alcohol oxidase FAO4A, which translates to MERVEKGDAKVRGDHDHYNVAIELGDDEKLVGSVGGGGERRRVSYVNSLSPRQMDTLTALCDTFLPSIAHPHHPSYTDSGGDGDCDEEVAKFYRTSASMAGTPEKLGGLISERIKHPKLWLLRLTLWFLSTCIGTFILCGQKCFSSHFPYVQRFPEIPQRRREEIVRRWSRSVFPLLRIFARTVKLLTFLVFFTQVDEKDHNVSWKAIGYAGPDPEFENSKKLKRTSCQISADEQQGKEQATAKNGYEDEAFFGPLHQGLIHMVHPRDIVTKSLRQFGFPVLICPSNHNVRKPRFPSLSIQCDAVVIGSGAGGGVVAGVLAKAGYKVLVLEKGSYCARSNLSLLEGPTMDQMYLSGGVVATEDMSTLVLAGSTVGGGSTINWSASLRTPQHVMNEWSNKYDLELFDSKLYREALDVVCKRMGVQSAISEEGFNNAVLRKGCQELGYPVSNIPRNSPADHYCGWCCLGCKDGKKKGTAETWLVDLVESGNGAILPGCEAIEVLHSRQSRRGRDTATGVTFEFEHNGVKEVCIIESKVTIVACGALSTPALLKRSGLKNPNIGKNLHLHPVTMAWGYFPDTEMADLWPEKEKKSYEGGIMTAMSTVVGNFNKSGYGAVIQTPALHPGMFSALMPWTSGLDMKERMTKFSRTAHLFTLARDKGSGTITSSTSISYKMDDADEQNLQKGLEKVLRILAAAGAEEIGSHHGEGKTLKVKQVSYHEFEQFVKEESARSIKGLSTPICSAHQMGSCRMGPDPRSSAVNPMGETWEVEGLYVADTSVFPTALGVNPMVTVQAIAYCTAQSVLEALRRKKSRE; encoded by the exons atgGAGCGGGTCGAGAAGGGAGACGCGAAAGTCCGAGGCGATCATGACCACTACAATGTGGCAATCGAGCTCGGTGACGACGAAAAGCTCGTCGGGTcagtaggaggaggaggagagagacggCGAGTCAGTTATGTGAACTCCCTCTCTCCTCGTCAAATGGACACTCTCACCGCTCTCTGCGACACTTTCTTGCCCTCCATTGCTCACCCTCATCATCCTTCGTACACCGACTCCGGTGGTGACGGTGACTGTGACGAGGAGGTTGCTAAGTTCTATCGAACTTCAGCTTCCATGGCCGGAACTCCGGAGAAG CTAGGGGGGCTCATCAGCGAGAGGATAAAACACCCAAAGCTCTGGCTGCTCCGTCTCACCTTGTGGTTCCTCTCGACGTGCATCGGGACCTTCATATTGTGCGGCCAAAAATGCTTCTCAAGCCACTTCCCGTACGTGCAGAGGTTCCCTGAGATCCCGCAGCGGCGAAGGGAAGAGATCGTGAGGCGGTGGTCTCGCAGCGTCTTCCCACTGCTCCGGATATTCGCACGAACCGTCAAGCTTCTCACCTTCCTAGTCTTCTTCACTCAG GTGGACGAGAAGGATCACAACGTTTCCTGGAAAGCGATCGGCTATGCCGGACCGGATCCAGAGTTCGAAAACTCCAAGAAATTAAAGCGTACGTCTTGCCAAATCTCAGCAGATGAACAGCAAGGCAAAGAACAGGCGACAGCCAAGAATGGTTATGAAGATGAAGCCTTCTTTGGACCTCTTCATCAAGGTCTAATCCACATGGTGCACCCACGAGACATTGTCACGAAAAGTCTCCGGCAGTTCGGGTTCCCCGTCCTCATCTGTCCCTCAAACCATAATGTACGAAAGCCTCGTTTCCCATCTTTGAGCATCCAGTGCGATGCAGTGGTGATCGGTTCCGGGGCGGGCGGGGGAGTTGTTGCCGGTGTGCTTGCAAAGGCGGGCTACAAGGTGCTTGTCCTGGAAAAGGGAAGCTACTGTGCCAGGAGCAATCTCTCCCTGCTCGAAGGGCCTACTATGGATCAAATGTACCTCTCCGGCGGTGTCGTGGCGACTGAAGATATGAGCACACTGGTACTTGCGGGGTCCACCGTTGGAGGGGGCTCCACGATCAACTGGTCCGCCTCCCTCAGGACACCGCAGCATGTGATGAACGAGTGGTCGAACAAGTATGATCTAGAGCTGTTCGACAGCAAGTTGTACCGGGAGGCGCTGGATGTCGTCTGCAAGAGAATGGGAGTTCAGTCGGCAATCAGCGAAGAAGGGTTCAACAATGCAGTGCTGCGAAAAGGGTGTCAGGAATTAGGCTATCCTGTGAGCAACATTCCTAGGAACTCTCCCGCGGATCACTATTGCGGTTGGTGTTGCTTGGGCTGCAAGGATGGGAAGAAAAAGGGCACTGCGGAGACATGGTTGGTGGACTTAGTAGAATCTGGGAATGGGGCGATCCTCCCTGGATGCGAAGCCATCGAGGTCCTGCACTCAAGGCAAAGCAGAAGAGGGAGGGATACTGCAACCGGGGTCACATTCGAGTTCGAGCATAACGGGGTCAAGGAGGTCTGCATCATTGAGTCCAAGGTTACCATCGTGGCGTGCGGGGCTCTTAGTACACCAGCTTTGCTAAAGAGAAGCGGCCTAAAAAATCCCAATATAGGGAAGAACTTGCATCTCCATCCGGTAACGATGGCGTGGGGCTACTTCCCAGACACTGAGATGGCGGATCTGTGGccagagaaggagaagaagagctaCGAAGGAGGCATAATGACGGCAATGTCCACAGTTGTTGGGAATTTCAACAAGTCCGGGTATGGTGCGGTGATCCAGACCCCAGCTTTGCACCCCGGCATGTTTTCGGCACTAATGCCCTGGACGTCCGGCCTAGACATGAAAGAAAGGATGACAAAGTTCTCGAGGACAGCCCACCTATTCACGCTCGCTAGGGATAAAGGGTCAGGGACGATCACATCATCGACCTCTATAAGTTACAAGATGGATGATGCAGACGAGCAGAATCTGCAGAAGGGGCTCGAGAAGGTGCTGAGGATACTGGCAGCAGCCGGGGCTGAAGAGATTGGGTCGCACCATGGTGAAGGGAAAACACTGAAGGTGAAGCAAGTGAGCTACCATGAGTTTGAGCAGTTCGTGAAGGAAGAGAGCGCGAGGTCGATAAAGGGCCTGTCGACGCCAATATGCTCTGCCCACCAGATGGGGAGCTGTCGGATGGGGCCCGACCCGAGAAGCTCGGCAGTGAACCCGATGGGCGAGACGTGGGAAGTAGAAGGGCTGTACGTGGCCGATACCAGCGTTTTTCCGACGGCACTGGGCGTGAATCCAATGGTCACAGTCCAGGCAATTGCCTACTGCACCGCGCAATCAGTCCTTGAAGCTctcaggaggaagaagagcagagaGTGA
- the LOC104442327 gene encoding protein argonaute 4B-like isoform X2, producing MRGLIRDLTRLAEMKGLLTEQPFDVFEESPQFKRAPPAVRVDKMFEEIQAKLPGVPLFLKRLNKSSMALSLCLLEMGYSIQLETGFGNQNWL from the exons ATGCGTGGGCTTATAAGAGACCTGACTAGATTAGCTGAAATGAAAGGACTT CTCACCGAACAACCTTTTGACGTGTTTGAGGAAAGCCCCCAATTCAAAAGAGCCCCTCCTGCTGTTAGAGTGGATAAAATGTTTGAGGAGATACAGGCTAAACTACCTGGGGTGCCGCTCTTCCTCAAAAGACTAAA CAAAAGCAGCATGGCTCTGTCACTGTGC CTTTTAGAGATGGGATACTCAATCCAATTGGAGACAGG GTTTGGCAATCAAAATTGGTTATGA
- the LOC104442327 gene encoding protein argonaute 4B-like isoform X1, translating to MRGLIRDLTRLAEMKGLLTEQPFDVFEESPQFKRAPPAVRVDKMFEEIQAKLPGVPLFLKRLNKSSMALSLCLLEMGYSIQLETGYVSSEHSKKLSI from the exons ATGCGTGGGCTTATAAGAGACCTGACTAGATTAGCTGAAATGAAAGGACTT CTCACCGAACAACCTTTTGACGTGTTTGAGGAAAGCCCCCAATTCAAAAGAGCCCCTCCTGCTGTTAGAGTGGATAAAATGTTTGAGGAGATACAGGCTAAACTACCTGGGGTGCCGCTCTTCCTCAAAAGACTAAA CAAAAGCAGCATGGCTCTGTCACTGTGC CTTTTAGAGATGGGATACTCAATCCAATTGGAGACAGGGTACGTTAGTTCCGAGCACAGCAAGAAACTTTCGATTTGA